The Pseudoxanthomonas sp. SL93 genome segment GGCCAGGGCATGCTGGACATCGGCTACGTGGCCACGAAAGTGAAGGGGCAGTAAGCCATGGCATTCAGTAGTGGTGGAAGCAAGGGCCCGATGGCCGACATCAACGTCACGCCCCTGGTGGACGTGATGCTGGTGCTGCTGATCATCTTCATCGTGACCGCGCCGATCATGACCTATCCGATCGAAGTGGCCCTGCCGCAGCGCGTGATCAACCCGCCGCCGCAGGTGCGCGAACCGCCGCCGCCGATCGACCTGCGCATCGACGCTGCCGGTTCCGTGTACTGGAACAACAGCCCGGTGAACGTCAACGATCTGCAGCAGCGCATGGAAGACGAAGTCCAGCGCGATCCGACCAACCAGCCGGAGCTGCGCATCGAAGCCAACTCGGAAGCGCAGTACGACATCATGGCCAAGGTACTGGCCGCGGCGAAGAACGCGCAGATGATGAAGATCGGTTTCGTGCAGTAAACCTGACGCTTCAGCAAGACCTTGAGACGCCGCCCGGAAGGGCGGCGTTTTCTTTTGCGTCATCCTCGTCGGGATGGCGCCACGGCTATCCCACCAAGCCGCTGCGGGGGCTTGCGGACCCTGCAGCGCAGGCGTAGCGTCGGCAGCGACGGTACCCACAGAAGGAGTCCGCAATGGCTTTCTCCGCCCCTGCTTCCCGTTCCGCCCTGGCCGACATCAACATCACGCCGTTGGTCGACGTGATGCTGGTGTTGCTGGTGATCTTCATGGTCACGGCACCGATGCTGTCGCGACCGCTCAACCTGGTGCTGCCGCAGCCCACCGACAGACAGGTCGCGGTACCTCCCACGCAGTTGCTGCTGCAGGTGGACCTGGACGGTGGTTATCGCCTGGACGATCGCCCGACAACGCTGGCGCAGCTGCGCACGCAGCTGGAAGAGGCGCGCATCTCCGATCCGCGCACGGTGCTGCAGGTACAGGCCGCCGAAGGCGCGGAGTACCAGCGCATGGTCGAGGCCATGGCCGTGGTGGAAGCCAGCGGCTTCCCGCAGATCACCCTGCGGCAATAGGCGGGATCAGCCGGTCCGCCCGGAAGGGCGGGCCGCGGCGGCTTGGTCGAGGATGGCCAGGTAGTTCTGCACCGTCCGCTGCAGGCCGGCATAGAGGGCCTCGCCGATCAGTGCGTGGCCGATGGAGACTTCCAGTACGCCCGGCACGGCTTCCAGGAACTCCTCCAGGTTCGCCTGGCTCAGGTCGTGCCCCGCATTGACGCCCAGCCCGAGTGAACGCGCCTGGCCTGCCGTCGCGGCGCAACGCGCAAGTTCCGCATCCGCGTTGCCGCGTGCAAGTGCCTCGGCGAAGGGACCGGTATAGATCTCGATGCGGTCGGCCCCGATCGCGGCTGCCTGATCCAGACCCTCGCAACCGGCATCGACGAACAGGCTGACCCGGCAGCCCATCGCCCTGAGTTCGCCGACGAGGGGACGCAGGCGTTCGGCATCACGGCTGAAATCGAACCCATGGTCAGAGGTGATCTGGCCGTCGCCATCGGGCACCAGCGTGGCCTGTGCCGGACGGACCTGGTCGCACAGCGCCAGGAAGCCCGGGTATCCGTCCCGCGGCGGTGCGAATGGATTGCCTTCCAGGTTGAATTCCACGCCGCTTTCCCGCGTCAGCACCGACAGCGCCAGCACGTCATCGGTGCGGATGTGGCGCTGGTCGGGCCGGGGGTGAACGGTGATGCCGTGCGCGCCGGCATACAGGCAGGTGCGGGCAGCCCGCACCACGTCCGGTTCGCTGCCACCACGCGAATTGCGCAGCACCGCGATCTTGTTGACGTTGACGCTGAGCAGGGTCACCGCACCGTCCCTGGAAAATGCCTCACAGCGGCGGCGGCTCGCCCGGCGGGGTCGTGGCGTTGCGGCGCGCCTCGGCGATCTCGCGCAGGCGGCGCAACTCGGCGGGGTCGATCATCTGCACGTCGTTGCGGCTGCTGTCGCCCACGCGCTGCGAGTACCAGCCGACGATCCACAGCACGAACAGCGCCAGCGACGCCAGCAGGCAGACCACCATCAGCGCCATCGACGCGGTCCGCATCGCGATGAACAGCGACCCTATGCCAAGCAGCAGGAATAACCAGTGCATCGTCCGTTCCCCGGGGAATCTGGCCGCATCTTACCGCTTCCCCGGGCCGCCAAAAACGGTCGCGGTTCACAGCAATGGCGACATCAGCCGGGCCAGCGCCTCGGGCAGGCGGTGGCGCCAGAGGGAGCGGTCGCGTTGCGGGTGGACCTGCGACGAGGCGGCGATTTCCCCTTCCAGCAGCTGGGCAAGCGTGCCGGCCACGCCGCGGTCGCGGAACATCATCGAGATCTCGAAATTCAACCGGAAGCTCCGGTGGTCGAAGTTGGCGCTGCCGATGATGGCCAGCCCGTCGTCGCACAGCAGGGCCTTGCTGTGCATCATGCGCGGCCCGTATTCGTAGACCTTGACCCCGGCCGCAAGCAGTTCGTCGAAGTAGGACCGGGCGGCCAGCGTCACCAGCCGGGAATCGCTGGTCTTCGGCACCACCAGCCGTACGTCCAGCCCGCCCAGCGCCGCCGACGTCAATGCCATGCGGGCTGCCTCGCCGGGAACGAAATACGGCGTCACCAGCCAGACCCGCTTGCGCGCCTCGTGGATGGCAGCCACCTTCAACCGGTGGATCGGTTCCCAGGCCGAGTCCGGGCCGGAGATCAACGTCTGGGTAACGATGCCCCCCTGGACGTTCGCCTCGGTGGCGCTCCACAACCGCGTGCCCTGGAAATCCTTGCGCTGCTGGCCGGTGGCATACACCCAGTCCTCCACGAACACCTGCTGCACGCTGCGCACCACTTCACCCTCCATGCGCAGGTGCAGGTCGCGGTACGCATCGTCGCGCAACGACTCGTCTTCCTCGTCGGTGACGTTGATGCCACCGGTGAAGGCGACCACGCCGTCGACGACCACGATCTTGCGGTGGGTGCGCAGGTTGAGCCAAGGCCGGGTGAACGGGCGCAGACGCGTGGGATGGAACCACGCCTGTTCGCCGCCCGCGTCCAGGAGCTGTTGAAGGGTGCGACGCTTCAGGCTGCCCGAGCCCACCGCGTCCAGCAGCAACCGCACCTTCACGCCGGCGCGCGCGCGTTCGGCCAATGCTTCCAGCACACGCTGGCCGGTGCGGTCGCCATTGAAGATGTAGTACTCCACGTGCACGTGGTTCTGCGCACCGGCGATCGCATCCAGCAGCGCCTGGTAGGTGGCACAGCCGTCCACCAGCAATTGCACGGAGGTCGCGGTGGACGGGGGCAGCCCGGTGATCTTCTGCGCCAGCATCGGCAGTTCCGCGCTGTTGCCGTCGGAGGGCGCGAACACCTCGTACGTGTCCAGGCCCGCGCGCGAGCGCGAGCGGCGCAACTGCTGCCGCTTGATCTTCTGCGGCCCCAGCAGGAAGTACACCAGATAGCCCAGGTAAGGCAGCATGGCCAACGACAGCAGCCAGCTGAGGGTGGCGACCGGCTCGCGCTTCTGCAGCACGATCCACGCGCACAACGGCACCAGGTAGAGCAGCCAGGCCGCGGTGAGCCAGAGCTTGAGATGGGGGATCGACCAGAGACTGGTCCAGAGATCGTGCAGGGTCTGCAGCATGCGGCAATTCTAGCCGTGTCGCCGCCCATGCGACGGCGCGGGCGTACCCTTGCGCCATGGGCGCGCCAAAGCAACCAGGCATCAAGGGACGGGGTTCGACCGGTTATCTGCCGGGGCGCTATGCCGTCACCACGCCCGAGGCCGTCGACGATGGCTGGCACGATACCGATCACGAAGGCGACATCGCCTCGTCGCCCCGCACGGAAGTCCGCGAGGAAGCCGCACGCAGCATCATCAGCCGCAACCAGTCGCCGGACATTCCATTCTCGCAGTCGCTCAACCCGTACCGTGGTTGCGAGCACGGATGTTCCTACTGCTTCGCACGGCCCTCGCATGCCTACCTGGACCTGTCACCGGGACTGGATTTCGAAACCCGGATCTTCGCCAAGACCAATGCGCCCGACGTGCTGCGCCGCGAACTGGCCAGGCCCGGTTACCAGGTCAGCCCGATCTCGCTGGGCATCAACACCGATGCCTACCAGCCCACCGAGCGCAGACTGCAGCTGACACGGCGCATCATCGAAGTGTTGGCCGAAACCCGGCATCCTTTTTCACTGATTACCAAGAACGCGCTGGTCGAACGCGACCTGGACCTGCTCGCACCGCTGGCACGCGAGCATCTGGTGCATGTCTATTTCTCCATCACCACGCTGGACAACGGCTTGTCGTCGCGCCTGGAGCCGCGGGCTTCCGCGCCGCATGCGCGGCTGCGGGCGGTCCGCCGGCTGAGCGAGGCGGGCGTGCCGGTTGGCGTGATGTTCGCGCCGGTCATCCCCTGGGTGAACGACCACGAGCTGGAAGCGGTGCTCGAAGCGGCGCGGGATGCCGGCGCAACGGCGGCCGGTTATGTATTGCTGCGTCTGCCACACGAAGTCGCGCCGTTGTTCCGCGACTGGCTGCAGACGCACCACCCGCAACGCGCGGAGCATGTGATGAGCACCGTCCAGCAGCTGCGCGGTGGCAAGGACTACGATGCCCGCTTCGGCAGCCGCATGCGCGGCGAGGGCGTCTACGCCGACCTGCTGGCCAGGCGTTTTGCGCTGGCGCGCAAACGCTTCGGCTACGCGGGCAGGCGGCATCCCCCGCTGGCGTGCGACCTGTTCGTGCCGCCGCGCAAACCTTCGCCGCAGGGCGAACTGTTCTGAGGCGTCGGCGTCAGCGGTTGCCGTACAACCGTTCCGCGCGCTGGAACAGGATCCAGCTGGTCGCGATGTACTTGTCGCCGCCGACCGGCCGGTTGCCGCGATGCGTGTGGGTGAAGGCGGTGGGTGCGATCAGCAGGCTGCCGGTGCGCGGCACGATCTTGCGCTGCTGGTGGAAGAACTCGGTTTCCCCTTGCTCGAACCCGTCGTTGAGGTAGAGCGTCCACAGCACGTGGCGGTGCAGCGACTCCGCATCCGGGCCCTTCGGGAACAGCTCGCAGTGCCAGTACGGGTAGCCGCCTTCCCCGGCGGGATAGCGCTGCAGGTTGATCCGCCCCGGCACGAACACCGCCATCACCAGGCGCATCAGCGCCTCGTCGTCCATGCTGGCGACGTCCTCGTAACCCAGGCGATGCAGCTGCCCGTCGGCGCCTGGCTGCTGCAGCATCAGCGGCGCGATCAGGCTGAAGGGATAGGTGCGCAGGTACTGCTTCAGGCCGGCGAGCACGGCCAGGTTGAGGCGCTGTTCCACGTCGCGCCAGTCGGCCAGTCCGCTGATGCTGATGTCGCGGCTGTGCTTGAGCTCGGGATGGTGCCCACCCCCGACCTGCCCCGGCTGGTCCTGCCGGCTGGCATCGAAGCGTTCCACGATGGCGCGGCACGTCGCCGCGTCCAGCGCATCGTGATAGACCTCGATGAAGTCTGCGGGATGGGGATTCGACGTCATGGCCGGATTCTAGCCGCCCGCCTGCGCAGGGTGGTCAGGCCGCCGCGGTGTCGTGCGCGCGGTGGTATGCGACTGCCGCCTCGACTTCGTGCTTCGAGCCCAGGAATACCGGCACGCGCTGGTGCAATTGCGTGGGTTGCAGCGACAGGATGTCCTCGCGCCCGGTGCTGGCGGCGCCGCCGGCCTGTTCGACCAGCATGCCCATCGGGTTGGCCTCGTACATCAGGCGCAGCTTGCCGGCCTTGCCCGGGTCCTTGCGGTCCCACGGATAGATGAAGATGCCGCCGCGGGTCAGGATGCGGTGCACGTCGGCCACCATGCTGGCGATCCAGCGCATGTTGAAATCCTTCCCGCGCGGGCCTTCCCTGCCGGCGAGCAGATCGCTGACGTAGCCCTGCATCGGCGCTTCCCAGTGGCGCTGGTTCGACATGTTGATGGCGAACTCCTTCGTCTCCTCCGGGATGCGCATGTCGCGCTGGGTCAGCACGAACGCACCCTGCTCGCGGTCCAGCGTGAACGCATGGGTGCCGTTGCCCGTGGTCAGCACCAGCATCGTGCTCGGGCCATAGATGCAGTAGCCGGCGGCGACCTGGTCGCGTCCGGGCTGCAGGAAATGCTCGTCGCCCGGCGTGGTCACGCCGTCCGGGCTGCGCAGCACGGAGAAGATGGTGCCGACGGAGACGTTGACGTCGATGTTCGAGCTGCCGTCCAGCGGATCGAACAGCAGCAGAAAGCCGCCACGCGGATACGCATCCGGGATCGGCTGGCTGTGGTCCATTTCCTCCGAGGCGCACGCGGCCAGATGACCGCCCCAGGCGTTGGCTTCCAGCAGGATGTCGTTGCTCAGCACGTCCAGCTTCTTCTGCGCCTCGCCCTGCACGTTGCCGGTGCCGGCGTCGCCCAGCACGCCGCCCAGCGCACCCTTGCTGACCGCAATGGAGATGCTGGTGCAGGCACGGGCCACCACCGCGATCAGCTGGCGAAGGTCGGCGCTGATGCGGCCGGCGCGCTGTTCCTCGATCAGGTAGCGGCTCAGCGAGACGGCGGATGGAGCGGAAGCGGGCATGATGGGATCCACGGCGAACGGTGCGCGCATTGTCCGGGTTGATGGGACCAATGCAAGACCATTCGCTATGCTCACCGTTCGGACAGGAACGACGCGATGGACGACACAACCCCGGAAACCTGGCTGGCGCTGTCCTCGGCGCTGGGCCTGGGCCTGCTGATCGGTCTGGTGCGCGAGCGCAGCCAAGGGCACGCGCACGGCATCGCCGGCCTGCGCACGCATGCACTGGTGGCGCTGGGCGCGGCGGTGGCGGCCTGGTTGGGCCTGCCGGTGCTGCTGGTGGGGCTGGGGGTGACCGGCGTGCTGGCGGCCATGGGCTACCGGGCCACGCGCCGTGACGACCCGGGCCTGACCAGTGAGGTCACGCTGGTGCTGACCTACCTGCTGGGCGCGATGGCCATGCGTGCCCCGGCGCTGGCCGCGGGGCTGGCGGTGGTGGTGGCGGTGCTGCTGTACGCCAAGGAACCGCTGCATGAACTCACCCGCGAGACCTTCAGCGAGCGCGAGGTGTTCGACGGCCTGCTGCTGCTGGCGTCCGCGCTGGTCATCCTGCCGATCCTGCCGGACCGGCCGATCGGGCCATTCGAAGCGATCAACCTGGCGACCATCTGGAAACTGGTGGTGCTGGTGATGGCGGTCAGTGCGCTGGGGCATGTGGTGCTGCGCCTGGTCGGCAACCGCTGGGGGCTGGCAGCGGCCGGGTTCTTCGCCGGCTACGTGTCGTCCACTGCCGCGACCATCGGTTTTGGCCAGCGGGCGAAGGAAACGCCGGCCCTGATGCGTTCCGCGGTGGCCGCCGCGCTGCTGGCAAACCTGGCGTCGCTGAGCCTGTGCGTGCCCATCCTGTGGGCCGTGTCGCCGGCACTGGTGCGTGACCTGCTGCCGGAACTCTGCGCCATCGGCGCCGTGCTGCTGGCCGGGGGACTGCTGGGCCTGCGTGCGGGCCGCGAGGAAACGGTGAAGCCGCCGACCTCGGAAAGCCGCATGTTCCGCTTCGGCCAGGCGCTCGGCTTTGCCTTGCTGGTCGCGGCACTGAGCTTCATCGCGGCCGCGCTGGCCGCGTGGATCGGCCCACGCGGCGCGATGGCCGCCGCGGCCCTGTCGGCGATGGCCGAACTGCATGCCGCCGTCGCCACGCTGGCCAACCAGTTTTCGCGCGGCGGCCTGGCAGCGGCGGAAGCGCGCTGGTGGATGCTGGCCTTGCTCGGCGCCAGCCTGGTCGCGAAATCGGTGATCGCCTGGGTCAGCGGCGGGGCCGCTTATGGCATGCGGGTGTCGGCGGGCCTGCTGGTGGCGCTGGCTGCGGGCGCGGCGATGGTGGTGTTCTGAGCCTGGCTTTTCTGTAGGAGCGACGTGAGTCGCGACCGGGGCACCGAATCGCCGTGGAACACGACACCTTCGCGAGAAGGGATTGCCGATCCGTTCCGTGTCACTGAAAGAACCGGGTGATGGTGAGCGTGCGGTCGCGACTCACGTCGCTCCTACAAACACCCAGCGGACTCAGATGATCCGTAGCGTGATCGCCTTCAGCACGGCGCGCGTGCGATCGCGCGTGCCGAGTTTGTCCAGGATGGTGGAGACATAGTTCTTCACCGTGCCTTCGGCCAGGAACAGCGTGCGCGCGATTTCCTTGTTCGAATATCCACCCGCCAACAGCCTCAGGATCGCCACCTCGCGTTCACTGAAGGTATCGCTGGGCGGCGCTTCGTCGCGGAAGCGGAAGCGTGCGCGCACGGGATCGGTGCTGACCGGCTGCAGCAGCGTCTCGCCTGCGGCCACGCGCCGGATGGCGTCGTGCAGGTCTTCCGGAGCGGCATCCTTCAGCAGGAAACCCTGCGCACCGGCTTCCGTCGCGCGCAGCAGCAGGTCGCTGTCGTCGAACGTGGTCAGCAGCAGCACCGGGGTGCGGTCCCCCCGCTCGCGCAGCCTGATCAGGGCGTCGATGCCGTCGACGCCGGGCATGCGGATGTCGCTCAGCACCACGTCCACCGGCTGTGCCTCCAGCTTGGCGAGCAGGTCCGCGCCGTCGTCGGCCTCGAACACCACGTCCACCCGCTGCGCCTTCAACAACGCGCGCAGGCCGGCGCGCACCAGGGCCTGGTCATCGGCCAGGGCGACCCGCACGCTCATGCGGGCAGCCTCACGTCCAGGCGCAGGCCGCCGGTAGGGCTGTTGCCCAGGCGAAGGTCGCCGCCCAGCGCCGCGACGCGCTCGCGGATGCCGGCCAAGCCGTTGCCTTCGCGCATGCCGCCCTTGAGCCTGCCATCGTCCTCGATGCGCACGCGCATGTGGGTGTCCTCGTTGCTAAGCCAGACGGTCAACGTCTCCGCATTGGCGTGCCGTGCGGCATTGGTCAGGCACTCCTGCACGATGCGCAGCAGCGACTCCGCCACGGCCGGATCGGCGATGCGGATGTCTTCCCCAATACGCAGATCCAGCACAGGCCGTGGCAACGGCGCGGCGAGGGCACGGATCGCGGTCTGCAGATCCAGCCCGCGCGAATCGCGCAGGGCCTGCACGACGTTGCGGATATCGTCCAGCAACTCGGTGGACAACTGCTGCGCGATGCGGACTTCATCGCGGACGGCGAACACGGGGTCGCTGGCCAGCGCCCGCAGGTTGAGCTTCATCGCCGTGAGCTTGTGGCCGGCCACGTCGTGCAGCTCGCGTGCCACGCGCAGGCGTTCGGCATCACGCGCGCTGTCGGCCAGCAGCGCCCGCGTGGCCAGCAGGTCCGCATTCACCAGTGCCAACTGGTCGCGGGATTCCTCGGAGCGACGCGCGTAGTGCACGCACAGGCCGGCGAGCGCCTGGAAGCCGACGTTGATCAGCGTCATCGTCAGCGGCGCGTCGAACCCGTGGTGCACCATCAGCGTGTAGAACGCCACGTTCAGCACCAGCGCGGCGCCGATGACCGCGCGTGGCGACAGCACGTTGACCGCGCATGCCACCCAGACCACCAGCAGCACCTGCGCGGTGCCCACGCGCGGCGTCAGCCATGCCAGCAGCAGGGCGAGTCCGGCCATCGCCACCAGGGCGATCCGCCGCTGCCGCTCCCAGCTGTCCGGTGCCAGGGCGAACAGCAGGAATCCCAGCGCATACGCCCCGAGAGCGGCGGCCGCGGCCGGCATCACTTCCGGCGGCAGGAAGCGCAGGCCCAGGCTCACCGCGCCGAGCGTGAACACGCCCGCCAGCGTCATCGGTTCGCGAAATCGGTTCAGGGTCTGCCACATGCCCCCATGCTGTCGCGCGCGGCGTGCAGAGGCAATGGGTAGGGCGAAAGTGGTGACTTCCGGCAGGTCAGTGCTGCGTCGCCGTCAGAAAGCATCACCCGGCACGCGCACCGCGCCTTCCATCAGCACCCGCGCGCTGCGGCTCATGATGGCCTTGGTGGCGGACCACTGACCATCCACCTGCCTGAGCTCCGCCCCGACCCGCAGCGTGCCCGACGGATGGCCGAACACCACCACCTCGCGCGTGCCGCCGCCCGCCGCGGCATTGACCACGGTGCCGGGCACGGCAGCCGCGGCGGCGATGGCGACCGACGCGGTGCCCATCATCGCGTGGTGCAGCTTGCCCATCGACATGGCGCGCGCCAGCAGGTCGATGCCGGTCGCATGGACCGGCTTGCCGCTCGACGACAGGTAATCCTTCGGTGGCGCGACGAAAGCCACCTTCGGCGTCAGTGGGCGCTTGGCCGCGGCGGCGACGTCGGCGACCAGGCCCATGCGGACCGCGGCGTGCGCGCGGATCGCCTCCAGCCTGGCGAGTGCGGCGTTGTCTTCGTTGATCGCGCCCTGCAGCTCGGTGCCGTCGTAACCCAGCGCCGCCGCTTCGACGAACACCACCGGTACGCCCGCATTGATCATCGTGGCCTTGAACACGCCTACGCCGGGCACCTCAAGGTCGTCGACGAGATGGCCGGTGGGGAACATCGCACCACCGCCATCGCCTTCGCCCTCGTCGGCCGGATCGATGAACTCCAGCTGCACTTCCGCGGCCGGGAAGGTCACGCCGTCCAGTTCGAAATCGCCGGTTTCCTGCACCTCGCCACCGCTGACCTGTACGTGGGCGATGATGGTCTTCTGGATGTTGGCCTGCCAGATGCGCACGGTGCACAGTCCATCGCGCGGCACGCGTGCCGGGTCGACCATGCCGTTCGCGATCGCGAATGGTCCGACCGCCGACGACAGGTTGCCGCAGTTGCCGCTCCAGTCGATGAAGGCCTCGTTGATCGGCACCTGCCCGTACAGGTAATCCACGTCATGGTCCGGCTGCGTGCTCGGCGAGACGATCACCACCTTGCTGGTGCTCGACGTCGCCCCGCCCATGCCGTCGGTGTGCTTGCCATACGGATCGGGCGAGCCGATCACGCGGCTCAGCAGCGCATCGCGCGCCGGCCCCGGCGCCTGTGCGCGCTCTGGCAGGTCCTGCAGGCGGAAGAACACGCCTTTCGACGTGCCGCCGCGCATGTAGGTGGCGGGGATGCGGGTCTGGGGAACTGAGTTCATTTGAAAATACCTAATCAGATGTTTGTATCTGTTGAGAACAAAGCGCCCTGGAAAACACGACCACGCTCGGGCTCCAGCACCCAACGACCGAGGGTTTCGTAAGCGTATGGGCGCCCACCTCCGACGACCAGTTCGATCTCATCGATAGACCATGGGATCGTCCTGAAATGTAGGTCACGGGCAAGTGGAGTCGCGCCTCCATAACAAATTGAAATGTGCGGACTGTGACCACCGCCTGCCGGTAGTCCCGCAGCGACCAACGCTGAATTCAAATGGGAGACAACAGGGACCAGATGTTCACGCTGCGAGTTCGGGCCGCGGATTTCCCAGTGGGCGTCGACGTCCTTACCGGAACAATGAATGCGGTCAAGATGTAACAGGACCGACTCTGCTTTCAATTTGTTCCCAGCTTCCATCATTGCGTGCCGGGCATAGGGTGTGTCGCGATAGCGATCCGAGACGGATTGATGACGTAGAGCTTCAGGGACGATATGTCTTCCCAAACGTCCAGACAGCTCGTACTGACTAGTCTCAAACTCAAACAACCGTCTCGGCTCGCCGAGGAACCTAGCGAGAAATAGCAGGCGGCTCTTTCCCGCATCTCTGATGGGGTCCCAAAAGAATTCATCCCCAAACTGTTCGCCTGCGTAGATCATGCCCCGTCCGGAATCTCCGACTCCACCAGCTTCGCCAGCATCTCCAACGATTCCTGCCAGCCCTGGTAACAGAAGTCGACCGGGATCGCGGCGGGAATGCCTTCCTGTACGACATTCAACTCGGTGCCGGCGATGCTCTTCTTCAGCGTCACCGTCACGTGCATCTGGCCGGGCAGGCCGGGGTTGTCGAACTGGTCGGTGTAGCGCAGCAGTTCATTCTCCACCAGCTCCACGTAGGTGCCGCCGAACGAATGGCTGGAACCGGTGCCGAAGTTGGTGAACGACATGGTGTAGCCGCCACCCACGCGCGCGTCCATCGAATGGACCTTGCCGGTGAAGCCATGCGGCGGAAGCCACTTCACCATCGCATCCGGGTCCAGGAACGCGCGGTAGACGCGCTCGGGCGGTGCGCGCAGCACGCGGTGCAGGCGGACGGTACCGGTAGGGCTGTTCTCGGACATGATCGGACTCCTGTGCGTTGGGTGTACCGATACGACGAACGGGTCAGGCCGCTTTCGACGCGTCCAGGAAATCCTGGGCGAACCGCTGCAGCACGCCGCCGGCCTCGTAGATGCTGACCTCTTCATCGGAGTCCAGGCGGCAGGTGACCGGCACCTGCACGGTCTCGCCGTCGCGACGGTGGATCACCAGCGTCAGCTCGGCGCGGGGCCTGCGTTCGCCGATGACGTCGAAGGTCTCGGTGCCGTCGATGCCGTAGGTCGTGCGGGTGTCGCCCGGCTTGAACTCCAGCGGCAGCACGCCCATGCCGATCAGGTTGGTGCGGTGGATGCGTTCGAAGCCCTCGGCCACGATGGCTTCCACGCCGGCCAGGCGCACGCCCTTCGCGGCCCAGTCGCGGGAACTGCCCTGTCCATAGTCCGCGCCGGCGATGATGATCAGCGGCTGCTTGCGCGCCATGTAGGTTTCGATGGCTTCCCACATCCGCGTCACCTGGCCATCGGGTTCGATGCGGGCCAGCGATCCCTTCTTCACCTCGCCCTCCACCACGGCCATTTCGTTGACCAGCTGCGGGTTGGCAAAGGTCGCGCGCTGCGCGGTGAGATGGTCGCCGCGATGCGTGGCGTAGGAATTGAAGTCCTCTTCCGGCAGGCCCATCTTGGTCAGGTACTCGCCTGCGGCGCTGGTGGCGAGGATCGCGTTCGACGGCGACAGGTGGTCGGTGGTGATGTTGTCGCCCAGCACCGCGAGGGGGCGCATGCCGCGCAGCGTACGCTCGCCG includes the following:
- a CDS encoding biopolymer transporter ExbD; this encodes MAFSSGGSKGPMADINVTPLVDVMLVLLIIFIVTAPIMTYPIEVALPQRVINPPPQVREPPPPIDLRIDAAGSVYWNNSPVNVNDLQQRMEDEVQRDPTNQPELRIEANSEAQYDIMAKVLAAAKNAQMMKIGFVQ
- a CDS encoding biopolymer transporter ExbD, translated to MAFSAPASRSALADINITPLVDVMLVLLVIFMVTAPMLSRPLNLVLPQPTDRQVAVPPTQLLLQVDLDGGYRLDDRPTTLAQLRTQLEEARISDPRTVLQVQAAEGAEYQRMVEAMAVVEASGFPQITLRQ
- a CDS encoding pyridoxine 5'-phosphate synthase, encoding MTLLSVNVNKIAVLRNSRGGSEPDVVRAARTCLYAGAHGITVHPRPDQRHIRTDDVLALSVLTRESGVEFNLEGNPFAPPRDGYPGFLALCDQVRPAQATLVPDGDGQITSDHGFDFSRDAERLRPLVGELRAMGCRVSLFVDAGCEGLDQAAAIGADRIEIYTGPFAEALARGNADAELARCAATAGQARSLGLGVNAGHDLSQANLEEFLEAVPGVLEVSIGHALIGEALYAGLQRTVQNYLAILDQAAAARPSGRTG
- the cls gene encoding cardiolipin synthase translates to MLQTLHDLWTSLWSIPHLKLWLTAAWLLYLVPLCAWIVLQKREPVATLSWLLSLAMLPYLGYLVYFLLGPQKIKRQQLRRSRSRAGLDTYEVFAPSDGNSAELPMLAQKITGLPPSTATSVQLLVDGCATYQALLDAIAGAQNHVHVEYYIFNGDRTGQRVLEALAERARAGVKVRLLLDAVGSGSLKRRTLQQLLDAGGEQAWFHPTRLRPFTRPWLNLRTHRKIVVVDGVVAFTGGINVTDEEDESLRDDAYRDLHLRMEGEVVRSVQQVFVEDWVYATGQQRKDFQGTRLWSATEANVQGGIVTQTLISGPDSAWEPIHRLKVAAIHEARKRVWLVTPYFVPGEAARMALTSAALGGLDVRLVVPKTSDSRLVTLAARSYFDELLAAGVKVYEYGPRMMHSKALLCDDGLAIIGSANFDHRSFRLNFEISMMFRDRGVAGTLAQLLEGEIAASSQVHPQRDRSLWRHRLPEALARLMSPLL
- a CDS encoding PA0069 family radical SAM protein; this translates as MGAPKQPGIKGRGSTGYLPGRYAVTTPEAVDDGWHDTDHEGDIASSPRTEVREEAARSIISRNQSPDIPFSQSLNPYRGCEHGCSYCFARPSHAYLDLSPGLDFETRIFAKTNAPDVLRRELARPGYQVSPISLGINTDAYQPTERRLQLTRRIIEVLAETRHPFSLITKNALVERDLDLLAPLAREHLVHVYFSITTLDNGLSSRLEPRASAPHARLRAVRRLSEAGVPVGVMFAPVIPWVNDHELEAVLEAARDAGATAAGYVLLRLPHEVAPLFRDWLQTHHPQRAEHVMSTVQQLRGGKDYDARFGSRMRGEGVYADLLARRFALARKRFGYAGRRHPPLACDLFVPPRKPSPQGELF
- a CDS encoding 2OG-Fe(II) oxygenase, whose product is MTSNPHPADFIEVYHDALDAATCRAIVERFDASRQDQPGQVGGGHHPELKHSRDISISGLADWRDVEQRLNLAVLAGLKQYLRTYPFSLIAPLMLQQPGADGQLHRLGYEDVASMDDEALMRLVMAVFVPGRINLQRYPAGEGGYPYWHCELFPKGPDAESLHRHVLWTLYLNDGFEQGETEFFHQQRKIVPRTGSLLIAPTAFTHTHRGNRPVGGDKYIATSWILFQRAERLYGNR
- a CDS encoding class 1 fructose-bisphosphatase, with product MPASAPSAVSLSRYLIEEQRAGRISADLRQLIAVVARACTSISIAVSKGALGGVLGDAGTGNVQGEAQKKLDVLSNDILLEANAWGGHLAACASEEMDHSQPIPDAYPRGGFLLLFDPLDGSSNIDVNVSVGTIFSVLRSPDGVTTPGDEHFLQPGRDQVAAGYCIYGPSTMLVLTTGNGTHAFTLDREQGAFVLTQRDMRIPEETKEFAINMSNQRHWEAPMQGYVSDLLAGREGPRGKDFNMRWIASMVADVHRILTRGGIFIYPWDRKDPGKAGKLRLMYEANPMGMLVEQAGGAASTGREDILSLQPTQLHQRVPVFLGSKHEVEAAVAYHRAHDTAAA
- a CDS encoding DUF4010 domain-containing protein translates to MDDTTPETWLALSSALGLGLLIGLVRERSQGHAHGIAGLRTHALVALGAAVAAWLGLPVLLVGLGVTGVLAAMGYRATRRDDPGLTSEVTLVLTYLLGAMAMRAPALAAGLAVVVAVLLYAKEPLHELTRETFSEREVFDGLLLLASALVILPILPDRPIGPFEAINLATIWKLVVLVMAVSALGHVVLRLVGNRWGLAAAGFFAGYVSSTAATIGFGQRAKETPALMRSAVAAALLANLASLSLCVPILWAVSPALVRDLLPELCAIGAVLLAGGLLGLRAGREETVKPPTSESRMFRFGQALGFALLVAALSFIAAALAAWIGPRGAMAAAALSAMAELHAAVATLANQFSRGGLAAAEARWWMLALLGASLVAKSVIAWVSGGAAYGMRVSAGLLVALAAGAAMVVF
- a CDS encoding response regulator transcription factor, which encodes MSVRVALADDQALVRAGLRALLKAQRVDVVFEADDGADLLAKLEAQPVDVVLSDIRMPGVDGIDALIRLRERGDRTPVLLLTTFDDSDLLLRATEAGAQGFLLKDAAPEDLHDAIRRVAAGETLLQPVSTDPVRARFRFRDEAPPSDTFSEREVAILRLLAGGYSNKEIARTLFLAEGTVKNYVSTILDKLGTRDRTRAVLKAITLRII